The Microlunatus antarcticus genome window below encodes:
- a CDS encoding D-ribose ABC transporter substrate-binding protein: MFNLRRSGPLLTAAALMVTLAACGGGGDAQPAASASAGGGAPAGGTIAIITVDPSNPYWKAEADTAQAAVEKLGYKATVSANNNDPETQNQLIETAINDKVAGILLDPAGADESVAAVQKAVDAKIPVVLINAEISKTGLAKAQIVSNNAQGAGLGAEAWAEAMDYKGTYVELFGKPSDNNAQVRSDGYKSVISQYPDLKKVGLEIANWDRQTGQEKMESLLSKNPDVKGVVAGNDEMALGAINALKEKGKLDQVKVLGFDGNQDAVDAVKKGEMVATVLQPIVEGTNKAITELDGVIKNGQTGVPDEKQALDCTLINKDNAAQVNNFQLSS, encoded by the coding sequence ATGTTCAACCTCCGCCGGAGCGGTCCCCTGCTGACCGCCGCCGCCCTCATGGTCACCCTCGCCGCCTGCGGCGGTGGCGGCGACGCCCAGCCCGCCGCCTCCGCCAGCGCGGGGGGTGGCGCCCCCGCGGGCGGCACCATCGCGATCATCACCGTCGACCCGAGCAACCCGTACTGGAAGGCGGAGGCCGACACGGCCCAGGCCGCGGTGGAGAAGCTCGGCTACAAGGCCACGGTCTCGGCCAACAACAACGACCCCGAGACCCAGAACCAGCTGATCGAGACCGCCATCAACGACAAGGTCGCGGGCATCCTGCTCGACCCGGCCGGCGCCGACGAGAGCGTCGCCGCCGTGCAGAAGGCCGTGGACGCCAAGATCCCGGTCGTGCTCATCAACGCCGAGATCTCCAAGACCGGTCTGGCCAAGGCGCAGATCGTGTCGAACAACGCGCAGGGCGCCGGCCTCGGTGCCGAGGCGTGGGCCGAGGCGATGGACTACAAGGGCACCTACGTCGAGCTCTTCGGCAAGCCGAGCGACAACAACGCGCAGGTCCGCTCCGACGGCTACAAGTCGGTCATCTCGCAGTACCCCGACCTGAAGAAGGTCGGCCTGGAGATCGCGAACTGGGACCGCCAGACGGGCCAGGAGAAGATGGAGTCGCTGCTCAGCAAGAACCCTGACGTCAAGGGTGTCGTCGCCGGCAACGACGAGATGGCGCTGGGCGCGATCAACGCGCTCAAGGAGAAGGGCAAGCTCGACCAGGTCAAGGTGCTGGGCTTCGACGGCAACCAGGACGCGGTCGACGCGGTGAAGAAGGGCGAGATGGTCGCCACGGTCCTCCAGCCCATCGTGGAGGGCACGAACAAGGCCATCACCGAGCTCGACGGCGTCATCAAGAACGGTCAGACGGGGGTGCCCGACGAGAAGCAGGCGCTGGACTGCACCCTGATCAACAAGGACAACGCCGCTCAGGTGAACAACTTCCAGCTGAGCAGCTAG
- a CDS encoding dihydroxyacetone kinase family protein, whose amino-acid sequence MTHVYDDPAAFKDDVLVGFAAAYPTYVQRVPGSSGFVRAGGPLEGKVSLVLGGGSGHYPSYSGTVGTGFADGAVLGDLFASPSAEQVYRICKAAHGGAGVVMGFGNYAGDRLNFKVAADRLEAEGIDVRIVWVTDDIASASLDEQEKRRGIAGTFTVYKVAGAAAEAGLDLDGVERVMAKANAATYSFGVAFDGCTMPGADEPLFHVEPGQMDFGLGIHGEPGITSDAWMPAPALAARLVETVLAERPESADGRAAVLVNGLGATKYEELFVLFASIAPLLEQAGVTLVQPEVGELVTSLDMAGCSLSVTWLDDELEGYWTAPADTPAYRRGAATTSERFTRHLEVTEETLETPVAESSEDSRAAAEVARRAVAVLSATVEEHKDELGRLDAIAGDGDHGIGMSRGAKAATEAADASGEAGGGVQTVLAAASAAFGDKAGGTSGILWGLLLDGVGQQLGDVDRVTDEGVAHAVQSSATRLQEFSKASLGDKTMLDALFPFVDALVGAVDGGTPLAQAWRDAAVAATEAADATAALVPKIGRARPLAERSVGTPDPGAVSLALIATAIGGVLADAPDPS is encoded by the coding sequence ATGACCCACGTCTACGACGACCCCGCCGCCTTCAAGGACGACGTCCTGGTCGGTTTCGCCGCCGCCTACCCGACCTACGTCCAGCGCGTCCCCGGCTCCTCCGGCTTCGTGCGGGCGGGCGGGCCGCTCGAGGGCAAGGTCAGCCTCGTCCTCGGCGGCGGCTCGGGCCACTACCCCTCGTACAGCGGCACGGTCGGGACCGGGTTCGCCGACGGCGCGGTGCTCGGCGACCTGTTCGCCTCCCCGTCGGCCGAGCAGGTCTACCGGATCTGCAAGGCGGCCCACGGCGGCGCCGGGGTGGTCATGGGCTTCGGCAACTACGCCGGCGACCGGCTCAACTTCAAGGTCGCCGCCGACCGGCTCGAGGCCGAGGGCATCGACGTCCGGATCGTCTGGGTCACCGACGACATCGCCTCCGCCTCGCTCGACGAGCAGGAGAAGCGGCGGGGGATCGCGGGCACGTTCACCGTCTACAAGGTCGCCGGCGCGGCCGCCGAGGCCGGGCTCGACCTCGACGGCGTCGAGCGCGTCATGGCCAAGGCCAACGCCGCGACGTACTCCTTCGGCGTGGCCTTCGACGGCTGCACGATGCCGGGCGCGGACGAGCCGCTGTTCCACGTCGAGCCCGGCCAGATGGACTTCGGCCTCGGCATCCACGGCGAGCCCGGCATCACCTCCGACGCCTGGATGCCCGCCCCCGCCCTCGCGGCGCGGCTGGTGGAGACGGTGCTCGCGGAGCGCCCCGAGTCCGCCGACGGACGCGCGGCCGTCCTCGTCAACGGTCTGGGCGCCACCAAGTACGAGGAGCTCTTCGTCCTCTTCGCCTCCATCGCCCCCCTGCTCGAGCAGGCCGGCGTCACGCTGGTGCAGCCCGAGGTCGGGGAGCTCGTGACCAGCCTCGACATGGCCGGCTGCTCGCTCTCGGTCACCTGGCTGGACGACGAGCTCGAGGGCTACTGGACCGCGCCGGCCGACACCCCCGCCTACCGCCGCGGTGCGGCCACGACCAGCGAGCGCTTCACCCGGCACCTCGAGGTCACCGAGGAGACGCTCGAGACCCCGGTCGCCGAGTCGAGCGAGGACTCCCGCGCCGCGGCCGAGGTCGCCCGGCGCGCGGTCGCCGTGCTCAGCGCGACGGTCGAGGAGCACAAGGACGAGCTGGGCCGTCTCGACGCCATCGCCGGCGACGGCGACCACGGCATCGGCATGTCCCGCGGGGCGAAGGCCGCGACCGAGGCGGCGGACGCCTCGGGCGAGGCCGGGGGCGGCGTGCAGACCGTGCTGGCCGCCGCGAGCGCGGCCTTCGGCGACAAGGCCGGCGGGACCAGCGGCATCCTCTGGGGGCTGCTGCTCGACGGCGTCGGCCAGCAGCTCGGCGACGTCGACCGCGTGACCGACGAGGGCGTCGCGCACGCGGTGCAGAGCTCGGCGACGCGGCTGCAGGAGTTCAGCAAGGCCTCGCTCGGGGACAAGACGATGCTGGACGCGCTGTTCCCCTTCGTCGACGCCCTCGTCGGAGCCGTCGACGGCGGCACGCCGCTCGCGCAGGCCTGGCGGGACGCCGCGGTCGCGGCGACCGAGGCCGCCGACGCCACGGCCGCGCTCGTCCCCAAGATCGGTCGCGCCCGGCCGCTCGCCGAACGTAGCGTCGGCACCCCCGACCCCGGCGCGGTCTCCCTCGCGCTGATCGCCACGGCGATCGGCGGCGTCCTCGCCGACGCACCCGACCCGTCCTGA
- a CDS encoding ribose-5-phosphate isomerase, translated as MADGIRLLLGGDSAGYHYKDAILADARQDPRVASVEDLGVNESDPKAGTYPSVAIAAATKIMAGEADRAILVCGTGIGVSIAANKVKGIRATVAHDSFSVERSILSNDCQILTMGERVIGLELARRLAKEWLGYAFDPSSHSKANVDEIVDYEGAASD; from the coding sequence ATGGCTGACGGCATCCGTCTGCTGCTCGGCGGCGACAGCGCCGGCTACCACTACAAGGACGCGATCCTGGCCGACGCGCGTCAGGACCCGCGGGTCGCGAGCGTCGAGGACCTGGGCGTGAACGAGAGCGACCCGAAGGCGGGCACCTACCCGTCCGTGGCCATCGCCGCCGCGACCAAGATCATGGCCGGCGAGGCCGACCGGGCGATCCTCGTCTGCGGCACCGGCATCGGCGTCTCCATCGCCGCGAACAAGGTCAAGGGCATCCGCGCGACGGTCGCCCACGACTCGTTCAGCGTCGAGCGCTCGATCCTGTCCAACGACTGCCAGATCCTGACCATGGGCGAGCGCGTCATCGGTCTCGAGCTCGCCCGTCGGCTGGCGAAGGAGTGGCTCGGGTACGCCTTCGACCCCAGCAGCCACTCGAAGGCCAACGTCGACGAGATCGTCGACTACGAGGGCGCGGCGAGCGACTGA
- a CDS encoding HAD family hydrolase, with the protein MVPTPAVDRLREVRTVLCDADGNLFPSEEPAFVASSQVINRYLAEHGVDRRYGAEELRLAATGMSYRLVLATLAREHGLPAIGPDELEHWVQVEKDAVTAYLSQELRPDPDVLGPLATLAEHHGIAAVSSSADARIAACFEVTGMAGWFPPERRFSAEDSLAVPTSKPDPAIYRYALHVLGLAPAEAVAVEDSGTGATSAVAAGIPTLGNLQFVQPAEREERRRLLLNVGVTAVVESWSEVVDLLV; encoded by the coding sequence GTGGTCCCCACCCCCGCGGTCGACCGGCTCCGCGAGGTCCGGACCGTCCTCTGCGACGCCGACGGCAACCTCTTCCCGAGCGAGGAGCCGGCCTTCGTCGCGTCGAGCCAGGTGATCAACCGCTACCTCGCCGAGCACGGCGTCGACCGCCGGTACGGGGCCGAGGAGCTCCGGCTGGCCGCGACCGGCATGAGCTATCGCCTCGTCCTGGCCACGCTGGCCCGCGAGCACGGCCTGCCGGCCATCGGTCCCGACGAGCTCGAGCACTGGGTCCAGGTGGAGAAGGACGCCGTGACGGCGTACCTGAGCCAGGAGCTCCGTCCCGACCCGGACGTCCTGGGTCCCCTGGCCACGCTCGCCGAGCACCACGGCATCGCCGCGGTCAGCTCGAGCGCGGACGCGCGGATCGCCGCCTGCTTCGAGGTGACCGGGATGGCGGGCTGGTTCCCGCCCGAGCGGCGCTTCAGCGCCGAGGACTCGCTCGCGGTGCCGACGAGCAAGCCCGACCCCGCGATCTACCGCTACGCGCTCCACGTCCTGGGGCTGGCGCCCGCGGAGGCCGTGGCGGTGGAGGACTCCGGCACCGGCGCCACCTCGGCCGTAGCGGCCGGCATCCCGACGCTGGGGAACCTGCAGTTCGTGCAGCCCGCCGAGCGCGAGGAGCGACGGCGGCTGCTGCTCAACGTCGGAGTCACCGCCGTCGTCGAGAGCTGGTCCGAGGTCGTCGACCTCCTCGTCTGA
- a CDS encoding ABC transporter substrate-binding protein translates to MSAVRVPVVRRLLAALGVLLLVVVAGCGAGRPEGNLDVPAADAVDTATGVTTVTFWHSMDAGNGVALNALVDKFNAAHAGKIVVKPIFQGDYDTAITKYKASVQSSTTPSVIQIYDIGTQFMVDSGEVVPVAGFAQRDGYDLGAIQKNIAGTYTVGGTQWSMPLNSSVPLLYYNKTAFAAAGLDPDKPPQNLAEIRAAAEKLSKVNGGPVAYGFGAAIYGWFLEQFAATNGEAFCNADNGRTGQRVTAANMASPTITEAVEWWQKMVADGLAVNTGRVSKDAQDAFKAGQTAMTLESTGQVKGFTTAAKGKFELGAAAYPVVSGTVKPGNGPSIGGGSLWISGPGHSEAEKEASWQLAKFLAQPDSQAEWHTQTGYFPLTDKALDEPVDKEFVAANPLFQVAIDSLDKTEVSPATTGCAAGPMPQMRKALEEGLERALIGKDPKTSLVTVQENVAESVASYNESVGGS, encoded by the coding sequence GTGAGCGCCGTGCGCGTGCCGGTCGTCCGCCGGCTGCTCGCCGCGCTCGGCGTCCTGCTCCTCGTCGTCGTCGCGGGCTGCGGCGCCGGTCGTCCCGAGGGCAACCTCGACGTCCCGGCCGCGGACGCGGTGGACACGGCGACCGGCGTCACGACGGTCACCTTCTGGCACTCGATGGACGCCGGCAACGGCGTCGCGCTGAACGCGCTCGTGGACAAGTTCAACGCCGCCCACGCCGGCAAGATCGTCGTCAAGCCGATCTTCCAGGGCGACTACGACACCGCCATCACCAAGTACAAGGCGTCGGTGCAGTCGAGCACGACGCCGTCGGTCATCCAGATCTACGACATCGGCACGCAGTTCATGGTCGACTCCGGCGAGGTGGTGCCGGTCGCGGGCTTCGCGCAGCGCGACGGCTACGACCTCGGCGCCATCCAGAAGAACATCGCCGGTACGTACACGGTCGGCGGCACCCAGTGGTCGATGCCGCTGAACAGCTCCGTCCCGCTGCTCTACTACAACAAGACGGCCTTCGCCGCGGCCGGCCTCGACCCCGACAAGCCGCCGCAGAACCTCGCCGAGATCCGCGCCGCCGCGGAGAAGCTGAGCAAGGTCAACGGCGGGCCGGTCGCGTACGGGTTCGGCGCGGCGATCTACGGGTGGTTCCTCGAGCAGTTCGCGGCGACCAACGGCGAGGCGTTCTGCAACGCCGACAACGGCCGTACGGGGCAGCGCGTCACCGCGGCGAACATGGCCTCGCCGACCATCACCGAGGCCGTCGAGTGGTGGCAGAAGATGGTCGCGGACGGGCTGGCCGTGAACACGGGCCGCGTGTCGAAGGACGCGCAGGACGCGTTCAAGGCGGGCCAGACGGCGATGACGCTGGAGTCCACCGGCCAGGTGAAGGGCTTCACGACTGCGGCGAAGGGCAAGTTCGAGCTCGGCGCCGCGGCGTACCCGGTGGTGTCGGGGACCGTGAAGCCCGGTAACGGCCCCTCGATCGGCGGCGGCAGCCTGTGGATCTCCGGCCCCGGGCACAGCGAGGCCGAGAAGGAGGCCTCGTGGCAGCTGGCGAAGTTCCTGGCCCAGCCGGACTCCCAGGCCGAGTGGCACACGCAGACCGGCTACTTCCCGCTGACCGACAAGGCCCTGGACGAGCCCGTGGACAAGGAGTTCGTCGCGGCGAACCCGCTGTTCCAGGTCGCCATCGACTCGCTCGACAAGACCGAGGTGTCGCCGGCCACGACGGGCTGCGCCGCCGGTCCCATGCCGCAGATGCGCAAGGCGCTGGAGGAGGGCCTGGAACGTGCGCTCATCGGCAAGGACCCGAAGACCTCCCTGGTGACGGTCCAGGAAAACGTGGCGGAGTCGGTCGCCAGCTACAACGAGTCGGTCGGCGGCTCCTGA
- a CDS encoding carbohydrate ABC transporter permease: MATATSPAPTAARPPAARRPTSARHRSGGGRVLNYVLLGVLFLVLLFPVYYGLVGSFMSPSDINTFPPRLWPVSGFVAENYANALEVIPLARQYLNSAAVAVLVVVGQLVTSVLAAYALVFLRIRGRRFWFALLLSTMMIPWEAIIIPNYLAMAELGLINTVAALALPYLAAGFGVFLLRQAFLTFPMELRDAARVDGVGSFGFLWRILVPLTRPTIAALGVWSFLSAWNMYFWPLLITQAPENQTIQIGIAQLQSVDANDPGMVLAGVVLALLPTLALVLFGQRFIVRGLTAGSGR; encoded by the coding sequence ATGGCCACCGCGACCTCCCCGGCCCCGACCGCCGCGCGGCCACCCGCCGCCCGCCGTCCCACGTCCGCCCGGCACCGCTCCGGCGGCGGCCGCGTCCTCAACTACGTGCTGCTCGGCGTGCTCTTCCTGGTCCTGCTCTTCCCGGTCTACTACGGCCTGGTCGGCAGCTTCATGAGCCCGAGCGACATCAACACCTTCCCGCCCCGGCTCTGGCCGGTCAGCGGCTTCGTCGCCGAGAACTACGCCAACGCCCTCGAGGTCATCCCGCTCGCCCGCCAGTACCTGAACTCGGCCGCCGTGGCCGTGCTCGTCGTGGTCGGGCAGCTGGTCACCAGCGTCCTGGCCGCGTACGCGCTGGTCTTCCTGCGGATCCGCGGCCGGCGCTTCTGGTTCGCGCTGCTGCTGAGCACGATGATGATCCCCTGGGAGGCGATCATCATCCCGAACTACCTGGCCATGGCCGAGCTCGGGCTGATCAACACCGTCGCCGCCCTCGCGCTGCCCTACCTCGCGGCCGGCTTCGGGGTGTTCCTGCTGCGGCAGGCGTTCCTCACCTTCCCGATGGAGCTGCGCGACGCCGCCCGCGTCGACGGGGTCGGCAGCTTCGGCTTCCTCTGGCGGATCCTCGTGCCGCTGACCCGCCCGACGATCGCCGCGCTGGGGGTGTGGTCGTTCCTGTCCGCCTGGAACATGTACTTCTGGCCGCTGCTGATCACCCAGGCGCCGGAGAACCAGACGATCCAGATCGGCATCGCCCAGCTCCAGTCCGTGGACGCGAACGACCCCGGCATGGTGCTCGCCGGCGTCGTGCTCGCGCTGCTGCCCACGCTGGCCCTGGTGCTCTTCGGCCAGCGCTTCATCGTCCGCGGGCTCACGGCGGGGTCAGGCCGGTGA
- a CDS encoding carbohydrate ABC transporter permease: MTTTAPTPAAVGKVGEARRPRSRREPGSWGAVVYLVPALVVFVAFFFFPLGRSIYLSFQRSDLFGRPRGFVGVEHYTDLFTDPGFGKTLLVTLGFTLLTVIPSILIGLVLALALQERIRAVRFFRTAFALPFAFSVATAAVVFGVMLNPATGVVNGLLSYVGVAPVGWLTEPSTALLAVAATSVWMQVGYNLLVLSAGLGAVPDDVLEAARLDGASGLRLQTGVVLPLISPQLFFLAVTGTVQALQSFGQIHILTRGGPDRSTQTLVYSIYDVAFANNNSNFGAGSAQAIVLLVVVLAITAFQFGFLQRKVFYS, encoded by the coding sequence GTGACGACGACGGCGCCCACCCCGGCAGCGGTGGGCAAGGTCGGCGAGGCCCGACGCCCGCGGTCCCGGCGCGAGCCGGGGTCGTGGGGCGCCGTCGTCTACCTGGTCCCCGCGCTGGTCGTGTTCGTCGCGTTCTTCTTCTTCCCGCTCGGGCGCTCGATCTACCTCTCGTTCCAGCGCAGCGACCTCTTCGGCCGTCCGCGCGGCTTCGTCGGGGTGGAGCACTACACCGACCTCTTCACCGACCCCGGCTTCGGCAAGACGCTCCTGGTGACCCTCGGTTTCACGCTGCTCACGGTGATCCCGAGCATCCTCATCGGGCTGGTGCTCGCCCTCGCCCTGCAGGAGCGGATCCGGGCGGTGCGCTTCTTCCGCACGGCTTTCGCACTGCCCTTCGCCTTCTCCGTGGCCACGGCCGCGGTCGTCTTCGGCGTGATGCTCAACCCCGCGACCGGCGTGGTCAACGGCCTGCTCTCGTACGTCGGCGTCGCTCCCGTCGGCTGGCTGACCGAGCCGTCGACCGCGCTGCTCGCCGTCGCGGCGACGTCGGTGTGGATGCAGGTCGGCTACAACCTGCTCGTCCTGTCCGCCGGGCTCGGCGCCGTGCCGGACGACGTGCTCGAGGCCGCCCGGCTCGACGGGGCCTCGGGGCTGCGGCTGCAGACCGGGGTGGTCCTGCCGCTGATCAGCCCGCAGCTGTTCTTCCTCGCCGTCACCGGAACGGTCCAGGCGCTGCAGAGCTTCGGCCAGATCCACATCCTGACCCGCGGGGGACCCGACCGCTCGACGCAGACGCTCGTCTACTCGATCTACGACGTGGCGTTCGCCAACAACAACTCGAACTTCGGCGCCGGCTCGGCCCAGGCGATCGTCCTGCTGGTCGTGGTGCTGGCGATCACCGCGTTCCAGTTCGGGTTCCTCCAGCGGAAGGTGTTCTACTCCTGA
- a CDS encoding VOC family protein, translating to MAKSVATVWVPVDDMDRAKKFYGETLHFEVGKETPEWSEVDAGNLTIGLNAREGTSAHADGGAVITFTPEGGIDAEVERLQAEGVTFTGGISDHPWGRIAPFKDSEGNDLQLYAPPAD from the coding sequence ATGGCGAAGTCAGTCGCAACCGTGTGGGTGCCCGTGGACGACATGGACCGGGCGAAGAAGTTCTACGGCGAGACCCTGCACTTCGAGGTGGGCAAGGAGACCCCGGAGTGGAGCGAGGTGGACGCCGGCAACCTGACCATCGGGCTCAACGCCCGCGAGGGCACGTCGGCGCACGCCGACGGCGGCGCGGTCATCACCTTCACGCCCGAGGGTGGGATCGACGCCGAGGTCGAGCGTCTGCAGGCCGAGGGCGTGACCTTCACCGGCGGCATCAGCGACCACCCGTGGGGTCGGATCGCGCCGTTCAAGGACTCCGAGGGCAACGACCTGCAGCTGTACGCGCCGCCGGCGGACTGA
- a CDS encoding Fic family protein, translating into MNWDPEVPYDDLPLLPPTGEQETRAVLKATIAARAALAALDQAARLLPNPAVLLNAATLLEAQASSEIENIVTTADELFRYAESDEVGGHATKEALRYRAALYEGVSALVRRPLTFGTATAVCSRIKDVDMTIRRMSGTRIANPATRRVVYAPPEGFDVISDKLANWERFLHDDALGLDPLVRMAIAHYQFEAIHPFHDGNGRTGRIVNILALVEEGLIAEPVLYLSRYLIRHKSEYYRLLNAVTSEEAWEDWILYVLRAVELTARSTLIKISGIRTIQDEVSERARTVTRGGRDATFLTLLFEQPYVRIKTVVERCEVSRPTATAWLSDLVGADVLSERRTGRERLFVNHRFLEVLLRDELEELDA; encoded by the coding sequence GTGAACTGGGACCCCGAGGTGCCCTACGACGACCTCCCGCTGCTGCCCCCCACGGGGGAGCAGGAGACCCGTGCTGTCCTGAAGGCGACGATCGCGGCGCGGGCAGCTCTGGCGGCGCTCGACCAGGCGGCTCGTCTCCTGCCGAACCCCGCCGTGCTGCTCAACGCGGCGACCCTGCTGGAGGCTCAGGCGAGCTCGGAGATCGAGAACATCGTCACGACCGCGGACGAGCTGTTCCGCTACGCGGAGAGCGACGAGGTGGGAGGCCACGCCACCAAGGAGGCGCTCCGCTACCGCGCGGCCCTCTACGAGGGGGTCTCCGCGCTCGTTCGACGTCCGCTGACCTTCGGCACCGCCACGGCGGTGTGCTCGCGCATCAAGGACGTCGACATGACGATCCGTCGGATGTCGGGGACCAGGATCGCCAACCCGGCGACGCGCCGCGTCGTCTACGCCCCGCCCGAGGGGTTCGACGTCATCTCCGACAAGCTGGCGAACTGGGAACGGTTCCTCCACGACGACGCCCTCGGTCTCGACCCGCTGGTGCGGATGGCGATCGCGCACTACCAGTTCGAGGCGATCCACCCGTTCCACGACGGGAACGGGCGGACGGGCCGCATCGTCAACATCCTCGCGCTGGTCGAGGAGGGGTTGATCGCCGAGCCTGTGCTCTACCTGTCGCGGTACCTCATCCGGCACAAGAGCGAGTACTACCGGCTCCTGAACGCGGTCACGAGCGAGGAGGCATGGGAGGACTGGATCCTCTACGTGCTGCGCGCCGTCGAGCTGACGGCCCGGTCGACCCTGATCAAGATCTCCGGCATCCGGACGATCCAGGACGAGGTATCCGAGCGTGCGCGGACCGTGACCCGTGGGGGGCGGGACGCGACCTTTCTGACTCTGCTGTTCGAGCAGCCGTACGTCCGCATCAAGACAGTGGTGGAGCGGTGCGAGGTCTCACGACCGACCGCCACGGCCTGGCTGTCGGACCTGGTCGGCGCCGACGTGCTGTCCGAGCGGCGGACCGGTCGGGAACGGCTGTTCGTCAACCACCGCTTCCTCGAGGTGCTGCTCCGTGACGAGCTGGAGGAGCTCGACGCCTGA
- a CDS encoding EamA family transporter has product MLFVVLAGVSGLVWGVGDFAGGKATQRAGALPVVWLSKLFSLPLLALYLVLLPTRPDPGGLAWGALAGVFGAVGVVVFYRALSAGAMTVVAPVASVTSAAIPVVVGLASGERPGPVALTGVTCALVAIALVSLAPPRPGVVSVVTGRLVGQAVVSGVGFALFFVFLARANVAAGGDAGLWPIASAQLAALVLTGTLVLVSRSRRSSGPGTRLWPGGRSLAWSAVAGPLDMSANALFLVATRYGDLSLVAPLAALYPVTTVLLAVVVDRERLRPLQVVGLVLALAALLLVSRP; this is encoded by the coding sequence GTGCTCTTCGTCGTCCTTGCGGGTGTATCGGGCCTCGTCTGGGGCGTCGGGGACTTCGCGGGCGGCAAGGCGACGCAGCGGGCGGGCGCGCTCCCGGTCGTGTGGCTGTCCAAGCTCTTCAGCCTGCCGCTCCTGGCGCTCTACCTGGTCCTGCTCCCCACCCGCCCCGACCCCGGCGGCCTCGCCTGGGGCGCCCTGGCCGGGGTCTTCGGGGCGGTGGGCGTGGTCGTCTTCTACCGTGCGCTGTCGGCCGGGGCGATGACGGTGGTCGCACCGGTCGCCTCCGTCACGTCGGCGGCGATCCCCGTCGTGGTCGGCCTCGCCTCCGGCGAACGTCCCGGCCCCGTGGCGCTGACCGGCGTCACGTGCGCGCTGGTGGCGATCGCGCTGGTCAGCCTCGCTCCCCCGCGGCCGGGGGTCGTCTCGGTCGTCACCGGTCGGCTCGTCGGCCAGGCCGTCGTGTCCGGCGTCGGCTTCGCGCTCTTCTTCGTCTTCCTCGCCCGCGCCAACGTGGCCGCCGGCGGCGACGCCGGGCTCTGGCCCATCGCGAGCGCGCAGCTCGCCGCCCTCGTCCTGACCGGCACGCTCGTCCTGGTGTCGCGCTCCAGGCGCTCGTCGGGCCCCGGGACGCGCCTGTGGCCGGGCGGCCGCTCGCTGGCCTGGAGCGCGGTCGCCGGCCCCCTCGACATGTCCGCGAACGCGCTGTTCCTGGTGGCGACCCGCTACGGCGACCTCAGCCTGGTGGCGCCGCTCGCCGCGCTCTACCCGGTGACCACCGTGCTGCTCGCGGTGGTCGTCGACCGTGAGCGGCTGCGCCCGCTGCAGGTCGTCGGCCTGGTGCTGGCCCTGGCCGCCCTGCTGCTCGTGAGCCGGCCCTAG